A portion of the Suricata suricatta isolate VVHF042 chromosome 11, meerkat_22Aug2017_6uvM2_HiC, whole genome shotgun sequence genome contains these proteins:
- the LOC115272665 gene encoding olfactory receptor 6X1: protein MGNGTTITEFILLGFPDTQGLQIPLFITIFCIYILTLAGNGLILAIVWAEPRLQIPMYFFLCNLSLLEILYTTTVIPKLLETFVVARTVICIHCCLLQSFFHFFLGTTEFFILTVMSFDRYLAICKPLRYPTIMTNNLCLQLALSSWVVGFTIIFGQMLLIIRLPFCGNNVINHFYCDVGPILKAACADTSILEFLGLLGTVLVILGSLLFTVISYICILSTILQIPSATGRQKTFSTCASHLTVVSLLYGAVLFMYLRPTAHSSFKINKVVSVLNTILTPLLNPFIYTIRNKEVKAALRKAMAFPKTHHPEQNMQHIK from the coding sequence ATGGGAAATGGTACAACAATCACAGAGTTCATCCTCCTAGGCTTTCCTGATACCCAAGGACTTCAAATCCCTCTCTTTATCACCATCTTTTGCATCTATATATTAACCCTTGCAGGCAATGGGCTCATACTCGCCATCGTCTGGGCTGAGCCCAGGCTTCAAATACCAATGTACTTCTTCCTTTGCAACTTGTCCCTCCTAGAGATCTTGTATACCACCACAGTCATTCCCAAACTATTAGAAACATTTGTAGTGGCAAGAACAGTTATCTGCATCCACTGCTGCCTACTGCAGTCCTTCTTCCACTTTTTCCTGGGAACCACAGAGTTCTTTATCCTCACTGTCATGTCCTTCGACCGTTACCtggccatctgcaagcccctTCGCTACCCCACCATTATGACCAACAACCTCTGCCTGCAGCTTGCCCTCAGTTCCTGGGTGGTAGGCTTTACCATCATCTTTGGTCAGATGCTACTAATCATCCGGTTGCCATTCTGTGGCAACAATGTCATCAATCATTTCTACTGTGATGTTGGTCCCATTTTGAAAGCAGCCTGTGCAGACACAAGCATTTTGGAGTTCCTGGGTCTTTTGGGGACCGTCCTGGTGATCCTAGGGTCACTCCTCTTCACAGTGATTTCTTATATCTGTATCCTGTCCACCATCCTACAGATCCCTTCAGCCACTGGCCGACAGAAGACTTTTTCCACCTGTGCCTCTCACCTGACAGTAGTCTCTCTGCTCTATGGTGCTGTTTTGTTCATGTACCTGAGACCCACGGCACACTCTTCCTTTAAGATTAATAAGGTGGTGTCAGTGCTAAACACTATCCTGACACCCCTTTTGAATCCCTTCATTTATACAATTAGAAACAAGGAGGTGAAAGCAGCCTTAAGGAAGGCAATGGCTTTTCCAAAAACTCATCATCCAGAGCAAAACATGCAACACATCAAATGA